The region CAATGACAGACGTCGTATAACTAACCATTGTCTTGTTGTTGTCTGGTCGAAGAAGTACCCATTGTCTTGTTGCCGTTTGACTGAATAACCATCGTCTTGTCCATCGTCGTTGCCGTCTGACCGAAAATCCATTGTCTTGTCGCTGTCTGGCCGAAGTAACCATCGTCTTGTTGCCGTCTGACTGAACAACCATAGTCTTGTTGCTGTTTCACCGATGAATCCATTGTCTTGTCGGTGTATGGCCAAAGAACTAACCATCGTCGTGTCGCCGTGCCCACACAGCGGGAGTCCCGACGCCTACAGAAGCAGCGGGGCAGGGAGAACAACAGCAGCCTACAGGTGAGCCAGGAGGTGAGGGGCgtgtcctcctccctcctctccctccagtcCCGCACCGCCCTCACCGAGGACCTCCTACGGCGCCTCGAGTCCCGGGTCTCCAAGGTCATGGCCGACTGCATGCGTCTGGAGGGCTCCCTCAACCAGGTCAAGGTCAGTGTCGTCTTCCTGTTTTGTTcgtcttgttcctttttttttattttattgtatttctttctttctttcatcatcatcattaacttcttcaccatcaccatcatcatcattattatttccttcttcttctccatctcccttatctctttttcatcatcatcatcatcttcttcttcttctcctcctcctccttctcctctttcttcttctcccttaacgcTTTGAGGAGTTACTTGAGCGTTGCACAAAAGAACACTTGCACCagattccatcatcatcatcaacgtcttcttttcttcttccttaacttgtGAAGAGTTACTGGGGCGCTGTACAGAAGAaccgttcaccagattccccctGGTTTGTCGCCcagcaggtgccagttgcattgcttggttataactttttgacagttacacgtgactaaatgcctacgttgaccgaactacgccattggtcagttccatactacacactgttagtagcgggttacgaccatacaaggcttttccgtccgagcaatgcagctggctgcAGGTCTCTGTAAATGGTCTTCCTGtctattctgcaatgttgtcaatcCATCGTTTTGTgttattttctctgtcttctttcccgtctccctccctcaacagttccttaactcactcagtacggccagtcttctcttctcatctacacagacccctcggatgtccagtgggtgtctgaatgacccaacctttagcttccgtcgtcagaattgtggtattctttgtcaacattcacctcttcagtataagagccttccgcttacgatattttgatggtggtaattggggtgaaacgctgttaacgtcgtctctttcgccgttcgtatggaaagagttaaaaaactgttttagcaaggccgtTCGGTCATGACACGTCGTGACCATACCAACGCACAAGGTCagcttataatgatgatgatgatgataataataataataatgagaatgatgataacaacaaataaataattacaatgtatatttatatagtgtGTAGACTTCGGTTGGAATCGCATCGTTCTTCGGGATAATGCACAAAGCTTTcacatgctactactactaacactactaATGTATTTTTATATAGCACTTTTCCTTGGGGCACTAAATGCATTTAACAATacggttaataataataatgagtttaataataatgataataatagcatcctaaattattgcaccgattggttacattttcatggtttgtgggacgaaaaaaagaaaatgcaagatggtggcacgtcgGTTGAGTGAccgaatccgcatcaaaactggGCAAAATAACGTACATAATAAGGGTAGAAAACCCCACTGAAaacgggttacaacatctactgatGGTAATAACATTTCATACATGCAACAAAAATTCCCAGCAAAATGAGTaactgaatttaggatgctaaacttggactttacccaatgatgatgatgatgataataataatggataaataaactgataagtatcagtatcagtagctcaaggaggcgtcactgcgttcggtcaaatccatatacgctacaccacatctgccaagcagatgcctgaccagcagcgtaacccaacgcgattgagaaaaaaagtaaataaataaataaataagtaaaataaaatacagtaaaaataaataataatgaaaataaaataaaataaaataagtacagtaacatttttttaaataaaataaataaataaataaataaaatctgatgaaatctgattaaaaaaaaatctgataaataatagtaatcattatcatcatcatcatcatcatcatgacatagCGCTTACCCTGTTGTTTTAACTtgacaattcttttcttctttccctttggCGTGTCAGGCGGAGAGGGAGGAGCACCGTAGCCAGCTGTCCACTCTTCACTCGGACAGTGTCAGTCTGCAGGAGCGGGTGGGAGAGCTGCAGGTGGACGTCAACAGGCTCAGGGAACGACAGGACgccatgcacgcgcgcatgctgACCGGAAACGGCGGAATGCTGGGAGGACGTACGGGAGAGAACTCTCCCGGCTTCGTCATCCAGAGTGCGGCGGGCGAGAACTTTATcgccagaggtgtgtgtgtgtgtgtgtgtgtgtgtgtgtgtgtgtgttatttggtttggttggttggcttggcTGGTTGTTGATTTTGTAACGACCTGGAATTTGTGGGAAACGGGAAAGAGTGGAAGAGAATGCTATGATTTGACGCAAGAATTGTTTCCACTGTTTCCGCTAGACTGTAGGCTGGTATATGCTTTAAGTActtcaacaaaaaacacaaaaagtagAACTGTTATGTAAGACGCACACGTAAATCAAAATTGGTCATAGACCCGTATATGCATATGAAATCATGTGTGCGCACCTgcaagaatgtgtttgtgtgtgcacgcgcgcgtgtgtgtgtatgtgtgtgtgcgcgcttttgtgcacgtgcgcgcgcgtgtatgcaagtgtgtgtgcgcgcccgcgcgtgtgattatgtatgtgcgtgtgtgcgcgcgcgtgtatgttttcGTGCACGCGCCAACGCGTGtatatacgtatatgtgtgtatgtgaacgtgcGCGTgtactcgtgcgtgtgtgtgtgtgtgtgtgtgtgcgcagactGTCACGAGCTGTACCAGACGGGGTACCGCACGAGCGGGGTATACCACATCCGGCCCGTAGGCGCCCTGTACCTGATCCCCATCTATTGCCTCATGATCAACTCCACTGGCTACACCGTGGTGCAGAGACGGGTGGACGGCCTGCTTAACTTCAacaggtgtgtatgtgggagggtgcGGTTGGCGGGTGGGTGTCTGTACACTGAATCATCACATCAAAGAatctccactcccaccctccccccaacccccgcgcCCCACCTCCATAAAAAAGTCAGACGCTAACAAAATGTAAACACCTGTTCACCgcagttttttgtatttttgtgctCCTAATGTCTGGAATTCGCTGCCTATCGGTCTTgggcaccaaccaaccaacactccCTCTGTTCAAACCCCAGCTGAAAACCCATCTGTTCTGTGAGGCGTTTttgcgaataaaaaaaaaaagtccactgtTAAATTGAGTTGTTTTCTGCtaatgggtgcgtgtgtgtctggttgGGTGTGGTCAGTCATTTTCGGACATAGCCGCTTGTGAATGGGCGACTGCCAGCGCTGTGAGTCTAAGTTTACTTCGAGAAATGCGCCAGACAAATGCAATCGattagtatagtagtagtagtagcagcagcagcagcagtagcagtagttgtagtaacagcagcagtttcagtttctcaaggaggcgtcgctgcgttcggacaattccatatccgctacaccacatctgctgggcagatgcctgaccagcagcataacccaacacgctcagtcaggccttgagtgcgtgcatatatgtttgtgtacctgtcagagcggatttcttgtacagaattttgccagaggacaacgctctcgttgccatgggttctttgtcagtgcgccaagtgcgtgctgcacacgggacctcggtttatcgtctcacccgaatgactagacgctcagtttggttttccagtcaaacttgggagaaaggccgagagcgggactcgaacccagaccctcacggactctgtattgcagtagtagtagtagtatttcctgtgtgtgtgtgcctacagaCGATGGCTGGAGTACCAGTACGGCTTTGGCAACCCTTACGGAGAGCTGTGGATCGGCAACGACCTGCTTCACCTTCTGACCCATCAGAAACAGTATCTGTTGAGGGTGGACCTGGCAGACTGGGAGGGGAAAAGGTGAGACGTACCTGTAATCAATCAGTATAGACTGGGAGGGGAAAAGGTGAGACATACCTGTAATCAGTCAGTATAGACTGGGAAGGGAAAAGGTGACACACATAGTGTAATCAATCAATACCTGTTGAGGGTGGACTTTGCAGACTGGGAGGGGTAAAGGTGAGACATACCTGTAATCAATCAGTATAGACTGGGAAGGGAAAAGGTGAGACACATAGTGTAATCAATCAGTACCTGTTGAGGGTGGACCCGGCAGACTGGGAAGGAAAAAGGTGAGACATACCTGTAATCAATCAGTATAGACTGGGAGGGGTAAAGGTGAGACATACCTGTAATCAATCAGTACCTGTTGAGGGTGGACCTGGCAGAATGGGAGGGGAAAAGGTGAGACATACCTGTAATCAGTCAGTATAGACTGGGAGGGGTAAAGGTGAGACATACCTGTAATCAATCAGTATAGACTGGGAGGGGAAACGGTGAGACACACActgtaatcaatcaatcaatcatacaaTCAAGGTAAGACGCATACTGTAAACAATAAAGCAAGCAGTTATTCAATCATTTTATCAATCAGTAAATCAAGGTAGGCCATACACTGTAAtccaacaagcaagcaaacacatactgTAAACAATGAAGCaagcaattaatcaatcagtttatCAATTAACCAATATTAGCAAGCAACTGATCAATcgaccaatcagtcagtcaatcaataaatcagttaATTTACTTCAGGATCCAAGTAAGCacattcagtcagtcaggaaAGAATCTGATTAATAAACTATTTTATATTTCAAACCCACAAGGCGTAAGCTACATGAAATGAGACAGAACCACACCCAGCACCAAAGctggacacagacacaaacaaaacaaaacaaattgttAACGAGAGGGGTAGATAAGCAAGGAACgtattggttttgtttgttgttgggttgttttttttcagcccaGTGCATGACATGTcgacataaataagcaaatagtactgaacaaaaaacaacaacaacaacaacagcactgatgtTCTGACCAGCTGAAAAAAGCAGTGGAtcatgtattgtgtattgtgttgtatcacattttgtcacaacaaatttctctgtacaGAGTTCGGGTTCCTCTCCCCAAGGATAGCACGACGCCACAGTGCAGTACCACccctggttttgtgtgtgtgtgtgtgtgtgtgtgtgtgtgtgtgtgtgtgtgtgtgtgtgtgtgtgtgttttgcaagtgtatttgtttaccAATTAAAGTAAAATTTCCTAAaggattttgtcagggacaacccttttgttgccgtgggttgttttacgtgcgctaagtgcatgctacacacacacgggAACTCGTTTTATCGGCTCATCTGAACTACacgtgtccagaccaccattcaacaTCCAGTGTagagggaggagaaaatactggcaaatgTGAAattcgagccagtgcgctcaggttctctcgcttcctcggtgaACGCGTCACTACTAGGCAATCACCAGACAACATCCGGCCATCCTCTGGTGAACAAAATGTTCAAGTGAACAGttctcagtttgtttctcaagaaaGCGTCAATGTTCCGGACAGATTCagggacagatgcctgaccagcagcataacccaacgcgttaagtcaggccttgagtgcatacacacacacacacacacacacacacacacacacacatatatatatatatatatatatgtgtgtgtgtgtgtgtgtgtgtgtgtgtgtgtgtgtgtacctaccagagtggagttcttccacagaagtttgccagaggacaactcttgttgccatgggttctttttcagtgcaccaaatgcgtCCTGCACactgaacctcggtttatcgtctcatccgaacaaccagacgctcagtctgattttcacaAACTTGCGTGTAAGGAcgagaccgggaatcgaacccagaccttcagggacactgtattggcagacaaacgtCTTACccatactgccaccttcctccttctctccagcGCACAAAGTTTCAACAGAAAGTAACAAAGAGTGATGTACATAAACCGACAGAGCTGTCGTCTTGACCACCAGAACATGCAGTGAATCAATGTATCTGCCCATGCATCCTTTGATGAACAACATGTTTAAAtgactgactgatatggatacttaaatagcacctatcctcggtgggagaccaagctcaaagcactttacaaacacggggtcattttcacaacaggccgCTAACATGgctagaaccgactgacggctgccactgggcgctcatcattcgtttcgtgtgtcattcagtcaggtttaagtcacgaacgtatacatactcagacatgtaacattttacgtgtatgacagttttatttatttaccccgccatgtaggcagccatatgccgttttcgggggtgtgcatgctggatatgttcttgtttccataacccaccgtacgctgacatggataacaggatctttaacgtgcgtatttgatcttctgcgtacatacacacacgaagggggttcagtcacaatcaggtctgcacatatgctgacctgggagatcggaaaaatctccaccctttacccaccaggcgccgttaccgagattcgaagcctggatcctcagattgaaagtccaacgctttaaccactcggctgttgcgcccaaccactaggctattgcacccgtcacatgAACACATTCCGACTCTGTGCTGCAGGTACTGGGCAGAGTACACACAGTTCCAGGTGTCCGACTCCAGCCAGCACTACCGCCTCAAGGTCAGTGGATACACGGGCGACGCCGGCGACTCGCTCAGCTACCACGACAACATGGCTTTCTCCACCGAGGACGTGGACAATGACTTGCACACGCGGCACTGCGCGGCGGAGAACCAAGGGGGTTGGTGGTTCCATTCCTGCTTCTCCAGCAACCTGAACGGTGTGTACCACCGGGCCTGGTACTCCCAAGCCTCGTCCAGCTATGCTGACGGCGTGGTGTGGTACTCCGCCAAGGAGTCCGAGTTCTACTCCATGAAGACTGTGGCCATGATGCTGAAGCCCAAAACTCCTTGAGGACCGGTGATGGTTCCCGACGCCTCTGATCGTCATTGTTAGGAACATTTTATGGATATGACGTTATCGACGCCTCTGATCGTCAGTGTTAGGAACACTTTATGGATATGACGTTATTGACGCCTCTGATCGTCATTGTTAGGAACACTTTATGGATATGACGTTATCGACGCCTCTGATCGTCAGTGTTAGCAACACTTTATGGATATGACGTTATTGACGCCTCTGATCGTCATTGTTAGGAACACTTTATGGATATGACGTTATTGACGCCTCTGATCGTCATTGTTAGGAACACTTTATGGACATGACGTTATTGACGGCTCTGATCATCATTGTTAGGAACACTTTATGGATATGACGTTATTGACGCCTCTGATCGTCAGTGTTAGGAACGCTTTGTGGACTGGTGGTTAGGATTTGTGCTGATTCCTGACGTTCTTAACGCCTCTGATCATCACTGTAAGGAACACTTTGTGGACTGGTGGTCAAGATCGGTGTTGATTCTTGACGTTCATGATGCCTCTGATCGTCATTGCTAGGAACGTGACTCCTCCTGGATTCAGGGTTCTGTTCCGTGAGGAACGTCACTGTAAGGCTGAAGCCCACAATTCGGTTACGACATGTGGTGATTATTGACGTTCTTGATGCCTCGGATCGTTATTACTGGGAAGACTTTATTGGTGTCATTTTGGTTGGACGCTTCGTGGGAACCTTTGTGCTGTGAATGTCTTCACCCATACGTCTGCACTCATCCCAAGACTTCCTGAAAAGTGTTGTGTGAAGTTCTAAGTGAAAATGTCTTGATGAGGACAGCCACAATGGTCAAGGtactatttgcatttgtatttctttttatcacagatttctctgtgtgaaattcgggctgctctcctcagggagagcgtgtcgctacactacagcgccacccatttttttgtattttttcctgcgtgcagttttatttgtttttcctatcgaggttgatttttctacagaattttgccaggaacaacccttttgttgccgtgggttttttacgtgcgcaaagtgcatgctgcacacgggacctcggtttatcgcctcatccgaatgactagcgtccagaccaccacttaaggtctagtggagggggagaaaatatcggcggtcagattctctcgcttcctaggcggacgcgttacctctaggccatcactctcctTGGAAAGTATGGAAGAATACGGTTCGTGACGTTGTTGGCACTTCTGGTGATGATTGCTGTGGAACTGTTTCGTCACGTTGGAAGTATTGTTTACCATTCATGTATTTTTTTTGCTACTGATTGTTTGAAGACAGTGGGCTTGATGCTGGTTTCCACACACCTCCTGACAAGTGGTTGTGGTTGATTCCCGTGTGTTCGTGATACCTATTGTGTTGATTGTCAAAACACCTTGAATGAGACTTTGTCACCGCTTATTTCATATTAGTAGCTGTAGTGATGCTGAAGTCTGGACTTTCCTGTCATTGCTGGTGAGTACGTATCGTTATTATTGGCTCTCTGGAGCTGCTTGTGTGGTCAATGTACGGGAAGCTTTGAAGTGTTGTTTAATGGTTAGCCAGttcgtcagtcagtctgttcatTAGTTAGTGTGATTGCTAACTTCAAGAAAAAGTACGATTTTGAAACTTAATCCCTTCAAAATActggtgtggtttgttttgtcaTTGTAAAGGTAGATTTTTGCAATcattaaagtgttgttgttgtttattcttttcacggatgtggtgtagcgtatatggatcagtccgcatactttgatacttccttgaaactgaagactgaactggtcagtctgtgtgacagTTGTTAGCTTTTAGGAGAGTGTGACGTT is a window of Babylonia areolata isolate BAREFJ2019XMU chromosome 5, ASM4173473v1, whole genome shotgun sequence DNA encoding:
- the LOC143282469 gene encoding uncharacterized protein LOC143282469 is translated as MWRPASILLSTTTNTTTTIMMMLTVMTTMTTTMTMMVMTMTVSVRGGAGEGAGACSSTFQVWQPDQDVLRQMEHVQLAVHNLTYFCQAQAAKAEVKVADRMTQIQNMTWRLERDVMSMQVTRMDVELQTTKMSAEMSNLKRELDDYDRRVDDLELDLYMLRNKVKDSGTRFERAELSTDMASMLKNSVGDLKAEWLLMKREIEALKRESRRLQKQRGRENNSSLQVSQEVRGVSSSLLSLQSRTALTEDLLRRLESRVSKVMADCMRLEGSLNQVKAEREEHRSQLSTLHSDSVSLQERVGELQVDVNRLRERQDAMHARMLTGNGGMLGGRTGENSPGFVIQSAAGENFIARDCHELYQTGYRTSGVYHIRPVGALYLIPIYCLMINSTGYTVVQRRVDGLLNFNRRWLEYQYGFGNPYGELWIGNDLLHLLTHQKQYLLRVDLADWEGKRYWAEYTQFQVSDSSQHYRLKVSGYTGDAGDSLSYHDNMAFSTEDVDNDLHTRHCAAENQGGWWFHSCFSSNLNGVYHRAWYSQASSSYADGVVWYSAKESEFYSMKTVAMMLKPKTP